One Orcinus orca chromosome 8, mOrcOrc1.1, whole genome shotgun sequence genomic window, gcgcaatgaggagtagcccctgctcgccgcaactagagaaagcccgcgcgcagcaacgaagacccagcacagccataaataaataaataaataagaagccgGACgtaaaaggtcacatattgtatgatccccTTTATATGACATggccagaacaggcaaatccatagagacagaaagcagattagtagtTGTCAGGGGCAGGTGAGGGAGGAAAATAGGGAGTGGTGGCTAaagggtatggagtttcttttgtggaggtgatgaaaatattctggaattagtggtgatggttacacaactttgTGAACATTAAATAATGAATtctattatatgtaaattttatctcaataaaaaaatatattatgcaCCTTATATCAGCATGGCTGACTTTGCTAGGCACTAATTCATAGAGCCCCTGCTGACAGCCCAGTGGTTCTTAGAAATGTATGCTTTACATTAAAAGTGAGGAatatccaggacttccctggtggcgcagtggttaaaaatccgccagggaacaagggttcaagccctgatccgggaagatcccacatgccacagagcaactaagccagtgtgccacaactactgagcctgcgctctagaacccgagagccacaactactgagcccacctgacacaactactgaagcccgtgcgcctagagcccgtgctccgcaacaaagaggagccaccacagtgagaagcccgcgcaccgcaacgaagagtagcccccctcgacgcaactagagaaagcccgtgtgcagcaacaaagacccaacgcagccaaatattaattaattaattttttttaaagtggggaaTATCCTAGAAAAGCTTTATATaagtaaatttttataatatcaaATCCTGCATAGTAAAGAAAGCTTATAATAAAATCTTCtataaaattaagaaactaaagttactagacccacagacatagaaaacaaatttacggtttgtttgtttgaaagagtggggagggataaattaggagattgggattaacatatgcacgctataatatataaaatagagaaccaacaaggacctactgtatagcacagagaactatattcaatattttgtattaacctataagggaaaagaatctgaaaaagaatacatacatatatatatatatatatatatataaatcactttactgtacaccttaaactaacacaacattgtaaatcaactacacttcaatttaaaaaaagctaaaGTTACTAATTCACACCCTAATTTATCCATCCTGTGAATTTGAATTCTGTTATGTAAGATTAACTCAAGAGGAAGAACATCTGTCCAACAATTATTTAGCCCCACTATAAAATACCAAGAGTTGCCATAAAACAGTGTTAAAAGAAGACTTTCCCAGAACTGCCCAGCCTTACGATTTTATCTCCACCACTTTATGAGCTCTTTCAGCCCGTCGCTTTTTCCGGAAATGCTGGAAGAGGACCACCACAATTACTATTATGACCATCAGTGCACAGGCGGAGCCAATGGCCAGGGCCAGGAAGTGGATCTCAGAGAAGCGTACTGTAAGGAGAAAAGATCAAGTTGGGGTTCTGAAAAGAGGACGACTATAATGAAATCTAAAGAtattcatcctttttttaaaaaataaatttatttattttatttatttatttttggctgcattgcgcctttgttgctgtgtgcgggctttctctagttgcggcaagcggggcctgttctttgttgccgtgcacagacttcttattgcggtggcttctcttgtcgcggagcacgggctctaggtgcgtgggcttcagtagttgtggcacacgggctcagtagttgtggctcacgggctctagagcacaggctcagtagttgtggcgcacgggcttagttgctccacggcatgtgggatcttcctggaccagggctcaaaccagtgtcccctgcattggcaggcggattcttaaccactgcaccaccaggaaagtcccaaaatATTATTCCTTAAATGGAATCATTTAAGGGtgtattttcatctttaaatgaAATCTTCCTTTCTTCTACGATATTAATTTTGTAAAGTCTAGTAGCAGTAGAAAAGCCATACAGGGatttccctagcagtccagtgattaagactctgtgtttccaatgcaggggatgcagtttcagtccctggttggagaactaagatcccatatgctgcgtggtgtggccaaaaaaaaaaaagtaggaaaagcATACAGACTActttagtggttctcaaactttggttCTAGGAGTAGCAGCTACAGAATCACTTGAAAACTTTGAAATGCGAGTTCtatcaggccccaccccaggcctaatgaattacagggggcacccagcaatctgttttaatttgtcctccagatgattctgatgcatgctaaaagtttgagaaccacttggCCAGTTGATCTACCTAGTGGGGTAAAGTTATTGCTGACCTAATCGAATCCAGTGTCTAAACTATTTCTCCCCGAATCCTTCTCTCCTCTGTCATGCAGTCAGTCATTTATTCAGGCTTATTAAGGGCCTATTATGTTCCAGGGACTCTGATGGAAATACAAAGCCAAAAGAGACATTACCTTCAAGGAACTCATGCCCACTGGAAAGATAGACAAGTAAATCAGTAACTATAGTCTAGTGGATATATGATGCAAGAGAGAACCCAAAGGGAAGGGTCCCTAAACCAGGCTAGAGTCTGTGAAGCCTGGGTCTCTTAATTTTTACCTTGATTTCTGACTTAAATTTCAATGAACCCTCAGAGCCAGAAAAGACATTAGAGAATATCTAGCCCAGGGGTTCCCAGCCTGGAGTCTATGAAGGaagatggggggtgggcagggcacaAGCCCACAGAATCCATGTCATATTGTGTGTGTACATTGTTGTGGTAAACAGGGGTTATGGCATTCATTAGGTTCTCTAAGAGTAGTGATCCCAATATGTTGAAGAACCATGTGTTCTTATCTACCTGTTCATTTTGCAGGATAAGAAACTGAGAGCCAAAGACATTACATTACTTCTTTCAATACTCAAATGACTtctccaaggtcatacagctctCTATTGATAGGGCCTTGAAGGATGATACTAGGAATGAAAGGAGGAAATGATACCACTGTAGAGGCTTTTACGTTTTGGGTAGTAATGTTGTGTGTTGGTTAAGAGCATACAGCAGAGACAGCTAGGTTAAAGTACCaggtcctaaaaaaaaaaaaaaaaaataccaggtcctgtgtgatttggggtaattaacttctttgagcctcagtttcttcaatgtataaaatagagacaaCAATATTCACTTCTTGagttcttataaaatataaaatcgcTCATGTAAATTGTTCCACGCTGTGCCTGCACATAATAAAGTTTCAATATAtggtaattattataattttcagtACAATTCAAGAGTTTGGGGgggtttattttcattacttcattttatcCTCACCATAATTTTTGCCAtattattctcactttacaggagaaaaagaaaagttatttacAGCTGGTAAACTAGCAGTGACTCAAACACAAATTTACAACTTGTAAGTTTTATGGTCTTTGCTTTTTGTTGTCTGGCAgttttccaggttgtcctttaCAGAACTGCAGGCAATACAGTGCCTTAGTTTGGAGCACAATTTTGGAGACAGAGATGCTTGGGTTTGAGTTCTGAGTGACTCCATTTATGAGCTCCATGACTTTagacaagtgacttaacctctatGAGCATTGGtttcctcattagtaaaatgGGTGGGGGGGGGAGCACACTAAGAGCACAATAAAATGATATGATATGTAAAGATTAGATATGATATGTAAATCCCCTAGCACATGGGAAGTGTTCAATAAACAATAACTACCCTTATTGGGATCTGCTTCCAAcagtggttgtgagaattaaatgagatagtacatgTCAAGAACTTTGGACAGTGCCTGATatagagtaggtactcaatagTACCttgtgaataaatgagtgaatgaatggaccTATTGTGTTAGCCTTTTATCGGAGGGTTGCTTCCTCTCCCTTTCACGATCTCAATGCCATTTTTGTAACAGATTCCTTAGGtccctttattttctgtttctttccacaGCCAAACAAAGCCTTCCTCTTTTTTACCCCAGGACTCTTCACTCTCCCTCTGCAGTTTCCAGATCCAAAGGGTTGGTCCCTCTCTACTCTTTCAGCCATCACAAAAGTTTGCCCCTCTCTTTTCTACAAGCTCTCACGCTTTCCAAAACGATTTTTCTCTGCATCACCTACCAGTTTGCACAACGCTGAGCTGGATCTCCCCTATCAGCCCATCAACATCAGGTGGGTTCTTCACCTGGCAGGTGTATGTCCCATTGTCATCAAACTGTAGCTTCCAGAGGAGGATGGAGACATCGTACCGCTCAGGGTTCCCATCCCAGACCACCCGGTCCTTGAAACGCCCACTCATGGGTCTGAAAGGATCCACATGGTAGTAGAAAACCTAGAGAGGAGAAATGGCCAAAGGTCTTATTTGGTACCTGGGAAGGGAGGCTGAGATGGCAGGACCCGAAGAGAAATGCCAGCAAGCCTGACTGCCCCATCTGCAGCTCTCCTGCAAGAACCTCTTGCTTTCCCCTTCGCCAGCCTCTCAGTtctgtctgttgatttgtttcccAGCTTTACCCTGTGCTTGTTGCTAAGAAAAATACGGGAAGGGCAAGGAGAAATGGACTGGCTTCTTTTCCTAACTAAGGGACCCTTACTTACAAACTGCTCAGGGCCCCCATCTCGAGGACGGAAATTCCAGGTCACTGTTAGAGCATCACCCACAGGGGCAAAGCTGGAGAAAGTGCATTTTAACCGAACATCGGTCCCATTGACAGCCTCCAGCACACGGGGAGTGTAAATTTCCACAGCTGCTATTGGccaaagagctgcaatgaaaaaaagggaaaggaagggttAACAGGAGATGTGTATTAAGAGAATTTCTGCTGACACTACCAAAATAAAAGTATGAGTAGGGCATCAAACAGAACTGAGATGCCTCAGCTCTCACTCAAACTCACTTCACCCAGAGTCTGCATACTCCTACCTACAGGCAACCTTCACCCTCCCATTCCTTAAACAACTACAAATACCACACAGCGCTCTCGCTTTCTCCAAAGCATGATACCCTAGCCTCATGGTACCCACTTCAACACTGCTGTAAGCAAACTACAAACATCGgcaaataaaattgaaagcagAAACAAACCATCAGAACTAATCAGAACATGAATTAGACATGTATTCAGATTAAGCATTGTATGTTATGTGTCTGATGGTCCCCTAGCAGGTAAGTTTTCCAGAAAGTGTCCTTGTTGTGTGAATTTCACACTGTTCCTAGTCTTCTGCAGAAACTGAGTTAATCAGTCCCAGACAGTTTAGCTTGCCTGCGCCACTGGAACCTTTATACCACATGGCATTTTTTTAGCATGATATTTACATTTAGAATGTGCATGTTGGGGCAGTTACAAAGCCCCAGTGGGTCTCTCTCCTTAACAATGTCAGCTTTCCCAGTGCTGCCGAGAGCCCCAGGCAAGACCCACACACAGAAATCGAAGTGCTAGGTTCTGCCAGCAGTGGGAGGTTGAGAGTAACCACAAAAAATGGTGTGTAACCTGAGATTAGAAAACTCTCTCTGTGCCTGAATCACTGGCACCTGAGAACACACCTAAACCTGTTTTTCCAAAAGCAACTCCCCCAAAACAACCCACCACTTCAGTTTCACTAAagtcaaaactaaaatgaaatgcaACTGTGGCTCAGGCTCCAAAGAGCTCCAAAGCTCTTGCAACTTCTTCAACAATTAGCTAACTTTATAGGGTAGGCAGTGAAGGAGGTAGGCTCAGAGAAGCCCGCGAGCTCTTACCTGTGAGCTGTATGCCGAGGAGAAAAAGCACAGCACGCGTAGGGCTCTTGCCATACATGAGGGAaacccagccctggccccagagACCAGACCGGGCAGACGGAGCGTTCCAGCACCCCGCCAAGGCCACTCCAGGAGGAAAGCGCACTGCGTTTTTCCGGAGAGGGGAGTCAGTCCCTCACCTATGGGAACCTGAGCACCCGTGCCTGTGAGTCATTCCTGCTCTGCCGGTGCTGGAGTGAAAGGTGGGGCCTCAGCTCCCAacgccctccttccctccttcctttcctccctcccaccctctgtgctACAAGCGCGCCTGCAGAAAGTCCCATGCAGTCCTGTCTTAACTTTTCAGTTTATCTGGACCCTGGCCTCTGGATGGCCTTGAAAACAGCCAGAGGAGGTGGTGCCCGTCTGAAATGTCCCAGGCTGCTTTGGTTCTGgcccacacacacacgtttttttaaaaacaggtttcAGGCTCGTCTGAGAAGTGAATGCTGAACCTACCTGCAGTGATTCCACTTATCAAAGCACCTCCCTTGGGCCACAGCAGCGGAAACTGGGTTTCCAAATCCAAAGTAATCAGAATTCCTTAGGACCCTCTGTGCTCAAGAAGTCCTACAGTTTATACCCTCAATTTTAGCCAAATGTTACCACAAGGATTGCCGTACCTTTTCTAGCTGCTAGCTTTCCCCGAGACCCACGTAAAATAGACTGACCAAAACAAATCTCAGTGTTTAATGACCCTTTACGTTTGAAGGATTTAAAGAGGAATCAGGACATCATCCCAGCTCATTTAGCCTATCTCAAGACAGTTTGCAAAGTGCTTTTATCTACACAACACTGCCGTGAGGCATTCCCATTTCACCAGTGAAGACGCTAAGAGCCCAGAGAAGTGATTTGCACAGCCAACAGGTAGCAGAACTGGaacttttttgactttttttttttttttttggccgcacggcatgtgggatcttagttccccagccagggagggatccaacccatgtcctctgcaatggaaatgcagagtcttaagTCCCCTTTTTTGACTCTTAAATCTAGTTCTCTTTCCACAAAATAATAGCTAATGTGAACAATCAGACAGAGGACTCTCAAGGAAAAGTTTTTCCTAATAACTTTTTTGTAGCTCTGATTTTATCTGCCATTTTGGGGGCAGCCATCGGTCTGAGAAATCTAAAGTGTTGAGGACTTTAAATGAGCAAAGGTGCCTCCTTGTCTGGAAGGACGATGGGTAATTGTTACAGGTTAATGAAGCAGCGTGGAAACAGCAGTAGGAGGGGAATGAAGATTACACACAGTTAAGAAGTAGGCTTGACCAGAACCTAGAACAGAAGAAACAAATTGCCCTCATGCCTGGATTAGCAATCTAGAAACTCTTTAGTGATTCATAAAG contains:
- the MPZL2 gene encoding myelin protein zero-like protein 2: MYGKSPTRAVLFLLGIQLTALWPIAAVEIYTPRVLEAVNGTDVRLKCTFSSFAPVGDALTVTWNFRPRDGGPEQFVFYYHVDPFRPMSGRFKDRVVWDGNPERYDVSILLWKLQFDDNGTYTCQVKNPPDVDGLIGEIQLSVVQTVRFSEIHFLALAIGSACALMVIIVIVVVLFQHFRKKRRAERAHKVVEIKSKEEEKLNQEKKVSVYLEDTD